Proteins encoded within one genomic window of Clupea harengus chromosome 10, Ch_v2.0.2, whole genome shotgun sequence:
- the LOC105895230 gene encoding leucine-rich repeat and IQ domain-containing protein 3 isoform X1 — protein sequence MDILEAQQFLVSCTASLILHHGLLEHEGKKATLQEIVMVRLGSFMLKNVANFESCLSLRICILADNFITNIAALSECAHLVKLDLSGNQITQLPDVDFWKRFKKLQLLNLHDNNMSTRQHVIGLSGCPNLYALTLNDTPLSLRGSYRHCIVNSLWSLKALDKYVIADEEIIEGFTLTPKFKKMTPNLAVDLHPASKMEPFKIEMKLVVKIISKINQIQAMYSPTLVIQKWIRGHLTRKTLNITSTIWHWRVRKRQLSPIISEATSEDTSYSDKQPALLTVPVVDKHKHVSYKACWFDNWYFKIMNYVIYT from the exons ATGGATATCCTTGAAGCTCAGCAGTTTCTCGTAAGCTGCACTGCATCACTAATTTTGCATCATGGATTGTTGGAGCATGAGGGTAAAAAGGCTACCCTACAGGAAATTGTGATGGTCAGACTGGGCAGCTTTATGCTTAAAAATGTGGCGAATTTTGAAAGCTGCCTGTCATTGAGGATTTGCATCCTAGCCGACAACTTCATCACCAACATAGCTGCTTTGTCAGAGTGTGCGCATttggtgaagttagatctgagTGGAAATCAG ATAACACAACTACCCGATGTAGACTTTTGGAAAAGGTTTAAGAAACTGCAGCTACTAAATCTTCATGACAACAATATGTCAACCAGACAGCATGTTATAGGGTTATCTGGCTGTCCAAACTTGTATGCTCTGACCCTGAATGACACACCCTTGAGCTTGAGGGGAAGCTACAGGCACTGCATTGTCAACAGCTTGTGGTCACTGAAAGCTTTGGACAAGTACGTCATTGCTGATGAGGAGATCATCGAAGGTTTTACACTTACTCCTAAATTCAAAAAAATGACCCCTAATTTAGCAGTTGATCTTCACCCTGCCTCAAAAATG GAACCCTTCAAGATTGAAATGAAGTTGGTCGTGAAGATAATCTCAAAGATTAATCAGATCCAAGCAATGTATTCTCCAACTTTAGTTATCCAGAAATGGATTAGAGGTCATCTTACCAGGAAAACTCTTAA TATCACAAGTACAATATGGCACTGGCGAGTGAGAAAAAGACAGCTTTCACCCATCATATCTGAGGCCACAAGCGAAGACACTTCTTATTCTGACAAACAGCCAGCCTTGCTCACAGTACCTGTGGttgacaaacataaacatgtgaGCTACAAGGCATGTTGGTTTGATAACTGGTACTTTAAAATTATGAATTATGTAATTTATACATAA
- the acot11b gene encoding acyl-coenzyme A thioesterase 11b isoform X1 has protein sequence MLVYKVLEVGHTGTRVWRNNTQNTFKISASLTLRSSAMASEDWDSELLEEPLFILESGEVYRNPTEVKMSQIVLPCHANHCGEVSVGQLLKWMDSTACLSAERHAGCSCVTASVDDIHFEHTIGVGQVVHIKAKVNRAFTSSMEVGLVVSCEDLFSDQQCKVCHAFATFVARRTEAGKVQLKQVIPHTQAEQVEYSLAAERRRMRLIHAETINDLLSWSTSQTGPECEEHQHAVAAERTRVESVELVLPPHANHQVSTFGGQIMAWMENVATIAASRLCNAHPTLRTIDMFHFRGPSHIGDRLVLKAIVNNAFKKSMEVGVCAEAYQGGEPLRHINSAFMTFEVLDSDKKPRTLPRIRPEPVDGKRRFQEAIARKKIRLDRKYIISCKHTEVPLSVPWDPSNQIYLSYNNVSALKLLSARSNWVLSSEKKKVSLYTLEENQKLCFKVETHVNVPAEQVFVLLSDLTRRKEWDRHYEECEVINQADEDDTIYRVVTPSARKGGKDQDFIMLASRRRPCDPSEPYLIALRSVTLPTHPPTENLNRGEILCAGFTISEELDNLTKISYYNQATPGVLPYISTDIAGLSSKFSNTFSACSEFLERNRDSLASHSPSEL, from the exons ATGCTTGTATACAAAGTCTTGGAAGTAGGACATACCGGCACACGAGTATGGCGAAATAACACTCAGAACACTTTTA AAATTTCAGCCTCTTTAACACTCAGATCCTCAGCCATGGCCTCAGAGGACTGGGATTCAGAGCTCCTGGAGGAGCCCCTGTTCATCCTGGAGAGTGGCGAGGTGTACAGGAACCCCACGGAGGTCAAGATGAGCCAGATTGTGCTGCCTTGCCATGCCAACCACTGCGGGGAGGTCAGTGTGGGCCAGCTGCTGAAGTGGATGGACTCCACCGCCTGCCTCTCAG CTGAAAGGCATGCTGGATGCTCCTGTGTAACTGCCTCTGTTGATGATATCCACTTTGAACACACCATTGG TGTGGGCCAAGTTGTTCATATCAAAGCCAAAGTGAACAGGGCATTCACATCCAGCATGGAG GTTGGTTTAGTGGTTAGCTGTGAGGACCTTTTCAGTGATCAACAGTGTAAGGTGTGCCATGCATTTGCCACATTTGTAGCACGACGGACAGAGGCGGGGAAG gtCCAGTTGAAGCAGGTCATCCCGCACACGCAGGCTGAGCAGGTGGAGTATAGCCTGGCGgccgagaggaggaggatgaggctCATTCATGCAGAGACCATCAATGATCTCCTCAGCTGGAGCACATCTCAGACAG GTCCCGAGTGTGAGGAGCACCAGCACGCTGTGGCAGCGGAACGCACCAGGGTGGAGAGTGTAGAGCTGGTGTTGCCACCCCATGCCAACCACCAGGTCAGCACATTCGGAGGGCAGATAATGGCCTGGATGGAAAATGTGGCCACCATCGCCGCAAG CCGACTGTGTAACGCTCATCCAACACTTAGAACAATTGACATGTTCCACTTTCGAGGCCCATCTCACATAGGTGACCGCTTGGTTTTGAAGGCAATTGTCAACAACGCCTTCAAGAAAAG TatggaggtaggtgtgtgtgctgaggcctATCAAGGAGGTGAGCCACTACGCCACATCAACAGTGCCTTCATGACGTTTGAGGTGCTAGACAGTGACAAGAAACCGCGCACACTGCCCCGCATTCGACCTGAACCAGTG GATGGGAAGCGCCGGTTCCAGGAAGCCATTGCCAGGAAGAAAATTAGACTGGATAG GAAGTACATAATTTCCTGCAAGCATACTGAAGTGCCATTATCTGTTCCTTGGGACCCCAGTAATCAG ATTTACCTCAGTTACAACAATGTGTCTGCCTTAAAACTGTTGTCTGCTCGGAGCAACTGGGTATTgtcttcagaaaaaaaaaag GTGAGCTTGTATACATTAGAGGAGAACCAGAAGCTGTGTTTTAAGGTGGAGACACATGTGAACGTACCAGCAGAACAAGTGTTTGTGCTTCTGTCCGATCTGACGCGTAGGAAGGAGTGGGACAGGCATTATGA AGAGTGTGAGGTAATAAACCAAGCCGATGAGGATGACACCATCTACCGAGTGGTCACTCCCTCGGCCAGAAAGGGGGGCAAGGACCAAGACTTCATTATGCTGGCCTCACGGAGGCGTCCATGTGACCCGAG CGAGCCTTACCTTATTGCCCTGCGCTCGGTGACTCTGCCCACTCACCCACCAACTGAGAACTTAAACCGAGGAGAGATTCTCTGTGCTGGTTTCACTATTTCGGAAGAGTTGGACAACCTTACTAAG ATCTCCTACTACAACCAGGCCACTCCAGGAGTCTTACCTTACATTTCAACTGATATCGCAGGACTTTCCTCAAAATTCTCCAATACCTTTTCCGCCTGCAGCGAGTTTctagagaggaacagagacagcCTTGCCTCACATTCCCCCTCTGAGCTTTGA
- the LOC116222041 gene encoding uncharacterized protein LOC116222041 yields MKLVVNLLADTEEGVCEEQALSATDDKKLKSCFPPTKTPQHNNVLRLGTPEDKVVKDMSDEMQKLALEMTGIHTFGYKAMLHQADPVTDMLLSRQQVGKDVQGDISHFHTQKPSPKKPLRPRFPMITAEHRLIDHCHAGINLEVSHIIERGHRARERDVMHRKRAEHVVQARARRKEAREHRDVFIEGCREKVLLRREQEQVELQDTLLRLKARQNQEIQLVKERYALFLERKKLQREEQAKVDDLCCRHISLCKVIASQSTREWRNIMLQERQSLTTSIRAHAARQKKRVQKYFEHRKQFNKESARRYQKTLETYKETLHNNLMRAAKVRAARIKASNVKTAARISLVLEKTHINLKESLNEKHSDISQTPQIAEDNR; encoded by the exons ATGAAGCTTGTTGTGAACTTGCTCGCTGACACTGAAGAG GGTGTATGTGAAGAACAGGCTCTCTCAGCTACTGATGATAAAAAATTGAAATCATGCTTTCCACCCACCAAAACCCCACAGCACAATAACGTTTTAAGATTAGGCACACCCGAAGACAAAG TTGTCAAGGACATGTCTGACGAGATGCAAAAGCTGGCACTCGAGATGACAGGCATCCACACGTTTGGCTACAAAGCTATGCTCCACCAAGCAGACCCTGTCACCGACATGCTCCTCTCCCGGCAGCAGGTGGGCAAGGATGTGCAGGGGGACATCAGCCATTTCCACACCCAGAAGCCGAGTCCCAAGAAACCCCTGCGCCCTCGCTTCCCCATGATCACTGCCGAGCACAGGCTGATAGACCACTGCCATGCCGGCATCAACCTGGAGGTCTCCCACATCATCGAGAGAGGCCACAGGGCACGCGAGCGTGACGTGATGCACAGGAAGAGGGCTGAGCACGTCGTGCAAGCCCGGGCAAGGAGGAAGGAGGCCAGGGAACACAGAGACGTCTTCATTGAGGGCTGCAGGGAGAAGGTGCTGCTGcggagagagcaggagcaggtgGAGCTGCAGGACACGCTGCTGCGGCTGAAGGCCCGTCAGAACCAAGAAATCCAGCTGGTCAAGGAGAGGTACGCCCTGTTCTTGGAGAGAAAGAAGCTTCAGCGCGAGGAGCAGGCTAAGGTGGATGACTTATGCTGCCGCCACATCTCCCTGTGTAAGGTCATAGCCAGCCAGAGCACCCGAGAGTGGCGAAACATCATGCTGCAAGAGAGGCAAAGCCTGACGACGTCCATCCGGGCACACGCAGCGAGGCAAAAGAAGCGGGTCCAGAAGTACTTCGAGCACAG GAAACAGTTCAATAAAGAAAGTGCCAGGAGGTATCAAAAGACCTTGGAAACCTACAAAGAGACATTGCACAATAACCTGATGCGGGCAGCCAAGGTCCGGGCGGCTAGAATAAAAGCCAGTAACGTAAAGACAGCGGCCAGGATATCCCTGGTGCTTGAGAAAACCCACATAAATCTGAAGGAAAGTTTAAACGAAAAACACTCAGACAtctcacaaacaccacaaatcGCAGAAGACAACAGATAA
- the acot11b gene encoding acyl-coenzyme A thioesterase 11b isoform X2, with the protein MLVYKVLEVGHTGTRVWRNNTQNTFKISASLTLRSSAMASEDWDSELLEEPLFILESGEVYRNPTEVKMSQIVLPCHANHCGEVSVGQLLKWMDSTACLSAERHAGCSCVTASVDDIHFEHTIGVGQVVHIKAKVNRAFTSSMEVGLVVSCEDLFSDQQCKVCHAFATFVARRTEAGKLKQVIPHTQAEQVEYSLAAERRRMRLIHAETINDLLSWSTSQTGPECEEHQHAVAAERTRVESVELVLPPHANHQVSTFGGQIMAWMENVATIAASRLCNAHPTLRTIDMFHFRGPSHIGDRLVLKAIVNNAFKKSMEVGVCAEAYQGGEPLRHINSAFMTFEVLDSDKKPRTLPRIRPEPVDGKRRFQEAIARKKIRLDRKYIISCKHTEVPLSVPWDPSNQIYLSYNNVSALKLLSARSNWVLSSEKKKVSLYTLEENQKLCFKVETHVNVPAEQVFVLLSDLTRRKEWDRHYEECEVINQADEDDTIYRVVTPSARKGGKDQDFIMLASRRRPCDPSEPYLIALRSVTLPTHPPTENLNRGEILCAGFTISEELDNLTKISYYNQATPGVLPYISTDIAGLSSKFSNTFSACSEFLERNRDSLASHSPSEL; encoded by the exons ATGCTTGTATACAAAGTCTTGGAAGTAGGACATACCGGCACACGAGTATGGCGAAATAACACTCAGAACACTTTTA AAATTTCAGCCTCTTTAACACTCAGATCCTCAGCCATGGCCTCAGAGGACTGGGATTCAGAGCTCCTGGAGGAGCCCCTGTTCATCCTGGAGAGTGGCGAGGTGTACAGGAACCCCACGGAGGTCAAGATGAGCCAGATTGTGCTGCCTTGCCATGCCAACCACTGCGGGGAGGTCAGTGTGGGCCAGCTGCTGAAGTGGATGGACTCCACCGCCTGCCTCTCAG CTGAAAGGCATGCTGGATGCTCCTGTGTAACTGCCTCTGTTGATGATATCCACTTTGAACACACCATTGG TGTGGGCCAAGTTGTTCATATCAAAGCCAAAGTGAACAGGGCATTCACATCCAGCATGGAG GTTGGTTTAGTGGTTAGCTGTGAGGACCTTTTCAGTGATCAACAGTGTAAGGTGTGCCATGCATTTGCCACATTTGTAGCACGACGGACAGAGGCGGGGAAG TTGAAGCAGGTCATCCCGCACACGCAGGCTGAGCAGGTGGAGTATAGCCTGGCGgccgagaggaggaggatgaggctCATTCATGCAGAGACCATCAATGATCTCCTCAGCTGGAGCACATCTCAGACAG GTCCCGAGTGTGAGGAGCACCAGCACGCTGTGGCAGCGGAACGCACCAGGGTGGAGAGTGTAGAGCTGGTGTTGCCACCCCATGCCAACCACCAGGTCAGCACATTCGGAGGGCAGATAATGGCCTGGATGGAAAATGTGGCCACCATCGCCGCAAG CCGACTGTGTAACGCTCATCCAACACTTAGAACAATTGACATGTTCCACTTTCGAGGCCCATCTCACATAGGTGACCGCTTGGTTTTGAAGGCAATTGTCAACAACGCCTTCAAGAAAAG TatggaggtaggtgtgtgtgctgaggcctATCAAGGAGGTGAGCCACTACGCCACATCAACAGTGCCTTCATGACGTTTGAGGTGCTAGACAGTGACAAGAAACCGCGCACACTGCCCCGCATTCGACCTGAACCAGTG GATGGGAAGCGCCGGTTCCAGGAAGCCATTGCCAGGAAGAAAATTAGACTGGATAG GAAGTACATAATTTCCTGCAAGCATACTGAAGTGCCATTATCTGTTCCTTGGGACCCCAGTAATCAG ATTTACCTCAGTTACAACAATGTGTCTGCCTTAAAACTGTTGTCTGCTCGGAGCAACTGGGTATTgtcttcagaaaaaaaaaag GTGAGCTTGTATACATTAGAGGAGAACCAGAAGCTGTGTTTTAAGGTGGAGACACATGTGAACGTACCAGCAGAACAAGTGTTTGTGCTTCTGTCCGATCTGACGCGTAGGAAGGAGTGGGACAGGCATTATGA AGAGTGTGAGGTAATAAACCAAGCCGATGAGGATGACACCATCTACCGAGTGGTCACTCCCTCGGCCAGAAAGGGGGGCAAGGACCAAGACTTCATTATGCTGGCCTCACGGAGGCGTCCATGTGACCCGAG CGAGCCTTACCTTATTGCCCTGCGCTCGGTGACTCTGCCCACTCACCCACCAACTGAGAACTTAAACCGAGGAGAGATTCTCTGTGCTGGTTTCACTATTTCGGAAGAGTTGGACAACCTTACTAAG ATCTCCTACTACAACCAGGCCACTCCAGGAGTCTTACCTTACATTTCAACTGATATCGCAGGACTTTCCTCAAAATTCTCCAATACCTTTTCCGCCTGCAGCGAGTTTctagagaggaacagagacagcCTTGCCTCACATTCCCCCTCTGAGCTTTGA
- the LOC105895230 gene encoding leucine-rich repeat and IQ domain-containing protein 3 isoform X2, translating to MDILEAQQFLVSCTASLILHHGLLEHEGKKATLQEIVMVRLGSFMLKNVANFESCLSLRICILADNFITNIAALSECAHLVKLDLSGNQITQLPDVDFWKRFKKLQLLNLHDNNMSTRQHVIGLSGCPNLYALTLNDTPLSLRGSYRHCIVNSLWSLKALDKYVIADEEIIEGFTLTPKFKKMTPNLAVDLHPASKMEPFKIEMKLVVKIISKINQIQAMYSPTLVIQKWIRGHLTRKTLK from the exons ATGGATATCCTTGAAGCTCAGCAGTTTCTCGTAAGCTGCACTGCATCACTAATTTTGCATCATGGATTGTTGGAGCATGAGGGTAAAAAGGCTACCCTACAGGAAATTGTGATGGTCAGACTGGGCAGCTTTATGCTTAAAAATGTGGCGAATTTTGAAAGCTGCCTGTCATTGAGGATTTGCATCCTAGCCGACAACTTCATCACCAACATAGCTGCTTTGTCAGAGTGTGCGCATttggtgaagttagatctgagTGGAAATCAG ATAACACAACTACCCGATGTAGACTTTTGGAAAAGGTTTAAGAAACTGCAGCTACTAAATCTTCATGACAACAATATGTCAACCAGACAGCATGTTATAGGGTTATCTGGCTGTCCAAACTTGTATGCTCTGACCCTGAATGACACACCCTTGAGCTTGAGGGGAAGCTACAGGCACTGCATTGTCAACAGCTTGTGGTCACTGAAAGCTTTGGACAAGTACGTCATTGCTGATGAGGAGATCATCGAAGGTTTTACACTTACTCCTAAATTCAAAAAAATGACCCCTAATTTAGCAGTTGATCTTCACCCTGCCTCAAAAATG GAACCCTTCAAGATTGAAATGAAGTTGGTCGTGAAGATAATCTCAAAGATTAATCAGATCCAAGCAATGTATTCTCCAACTTTAGTTATCCAGAAATGGATTAGAGGTCATCTTACCAGGAAAACTCTTAAGTAA
- the acot11b gene encoding acyl-coenzyme A thioesterase 11b isoform X3 — MASEDWDSELLEEPLFILESGEVYRNPTEVKMSQIVLPCHANHCGEVSVGQLLKWMDSTACLSAERHAGCSCVTASVDDIHFEHTIGVGQVVHIKAKVNRAFTSSMEVGLVVSCEDLFSDQQCKVCHAFATFVARRTEAGKVQLKQVIPHTQAEQVEYSLAAERRRMRLIHAETINDLLSWSTSQTGPECEEHQHAVAAERTRVESVELVLPPHANHQVSTFGGQIMAWMENVATIAASRLCNAHPTLRTIDMFHFRGPSHIGDRLVLKAIVNNAFKKSMEVGVCAEAYQGGEPLRHINSAFMTFEVLDSDKKPRTLPRIRPEPVDGKRRFQEAIARKKIRLDRKYIISCKHTEVPLSVPWDPSNQIYLSYNNVSALKLLSARSNWVLSSEKKKVSLYTLEENQKLCFKVETHVNVPAEQVFVLLSDLTRRKEWDRHYEECEVINQADEDDTIYRVVTPSARKGGKDQDFIMLASRRRPCDPSEPYLIALRSVTLPTHPPTENLNRGEILCAGFTISEELDNLTKISYYNQATPGVLPYISTDIAGLSSKFSNTFSACSEFLERNRDSLASHSPSEL, encoded by the exons ATGGCCTCAGAGGACTGGGATTCAGAGCTCCTGGAGGAGCCCCTGTTCATCCTGGAGAGTGGCGAGGTGTACAGGAACCCCACGGAGGTCAAGATGAGCCAGATTGTGCTGCCTTGCCATGCCAACCACTGCGGGGAGGTCAGTGTGGGCCAGCTGCTGAAGTGGATGGACTCCACCGCCTGCCTCTCAG CTGAAAGGCATGCTGGATGCTCCTGTGTAACTGCCTCTGTTGATGATATCCACTTTGAACACACCATTGG TGTGGGCCAAGTTGTTCATATCAAAGCCAAAGTGAACAGGGCATTCACATCCAGCATGGAG GTTGGTTTAGTGGTTAGCTGTGAGGACCTTTTCAGTGATCAACAGTGTAAGGTGTGCCATGCATTTGCCACATTTGTAGCACGACGGACAGAGGCGGGGAAG gtCCAGTTGAAGCAGGTCATCCCGCACACGCAGGCTGAGCAGGTGGAGTATAGCCTGGCGgccgagaggaggaggatgaggctCATTCATGCAGAGACCATCAATGATCTCCTCAGCTGGAGCACATCTCAGACAG GTCCCGAGTGTGAGGAGCACCAGCACGCTGTGGCAGCGGAACGCACCAGGGTGGAGAGTGTAGAGCTGGTGTTGCCACCCCATGCCAACCACCAGGTCAGCACATTCGGAGGGCAGATAATGGCCTGGATGGAAAATGTGGCCACCATCGCCGCAAG CCGACTGTGTAACGCTCATCCAACACTTAGAACAATTGACATGTTCCACTTTCGAGGCCCATCTCACATAGGTGACCGCTTGGTTTTGAAGGCAATTGTCAACAACGCCTTCAAGAAAAG TatggaggtaggtgtgtgtgctgaggcctATCAAGGAGGTGAGCCACTACGCCACATCAACAGTGCCTTCATGACGTTTGAGGTGCTAGACAGTGACAAGAAACCGCGCACACTGCCCCGCATTCGACCTGAACCAGTG GATGGGAAGCGCCGGTTCCAGGAAGCCATTGCCAGGAAGAAAATTAGACTGGATAG GAAGTACATAATTTCCTGCAAGCATACTGAAGTGCCATTATCTGTTCCTTGGGACCCCAGTAATCAG ATTTACCTCAGTTACAACAATGTGTCTGCCTTAAAACTGTTGTCTGCTCGGAGCAACTGGGTATTgtcttcagaaaaaaaaaag GTGAGCTTGTATACATTAGAGGAGAACCAGAAGCTGTGTTTTAAGGTGGAGACACATGTGAACGTACCAGCAGAACAAGTGTTTGTGCTTCTGTCCGATCTGACGCGTAGGAAGGAGTGGGACAGGCATTATGA AGAGTGTGAGGTAATAAACCAAGCCGATGAGGATGACACCATCTACCGAGTGGTCACTCCCTCGGCCAGAAAGGGGGGCAAGGACCAAGACTTCATTATGCTGGCCTCACGGAGGCGTCCATGTGACCCGAG CGAGCCTTACCTTATTGCCCTGCGCTCGGTGACTCTGCCCACTCACCCACCAACTGAGAACTTAAACCGAGGAGAGATTCTCTGTGCTGGTTTCACTATTTCGGAAGAGTTGGACAACCTTACTAAG ATCTCCTACTACAACCAGGCCACTCCAGGAGTCTTACCTTACATTTCAACTGATATCGCAGGACTTTCCTCAAAATTCTCCAATACCTTTTCCGCCTGCAGCGAGTTTctagagaggaacagagacagcCTTGCCTCACATTCCCCCTCTGAGCTTTGA